One Triticum dicoccoides isolate Atlit2015 ecotype Zavitan chromosome 5B, WEW_v2.0, whole genome shotgun sequence genomic window carries:
- the LOC119307527 gene encoding probable WRKY transcription factor 17: MAVDLMGCGYAPYGHAAEAEEQFQEAAAAGLRSLELVISSFSFGAGCTPPLGEMADQAVSRFRRVINILDRTGHARFRRGPVGDAADSLTPPPESSAPPPMPAQAPAPAPAVSPQLAPQKSMTLDFTKPLKAPAAASAAAPSVTSTSFFSSVTAGGEGSVSKGWSQLVSSGKPPLPAGTKRKQRQQQTRCAHSDAAAAGGRCHCSKKRKNRAKYTTRVPTVTSGAADIPGVGDKYSWRKYGQKTIKASPHPRCYYRCGTVKGCPARKHVERATDDPAMLVVTYEGDHCHDTWPPAAAN, encoded by the coding sequence ATGGCCGTCGACCTCATGGGTTGCGGCTACGCCCCGTATGGCCACGCGGCCGAGGCCgaggagcagttccaggaggcCGCTGCCGCGGGGCTCCGCAGCCTCGAGCTCGtcatctcctccttctccttcggcGCCGGCTGCACGCCGCCCCTCGGAGAGATGGCCGACCAGGCGGTGTCCAGGTTCCGCCGGGTCATCAACATCCTCGACCGCACCGGCCACGCCCGCTTCCGCCGCGGCCCTGTTGGAGATGCCGCCGACTCGTTGACTCCCCCTCCTgaatcctctgctcctcctccgatGCCGGCCCAGGCACCGGCACCGGCACCGGCTGTCTCGCCGCAGCTGGCGCCGCAGAAAAGCATGACGCTGGACTTCACGAAGCCTTTGAAGGCGCCGGCGGCGGCCTCGGCTGCCGCGCCTTCGGTGACGTCGACTTCTTTCTTCTCGTCCGTGACGGCGGGGGGCGAGGGCAGCGTGTCGAAGGGCTGGAGCCAGCTGGTGTCCTCCGGCAAGCCGCCGCTCCCGGCTGGGACCAAACGCAAGCAACGCCAACAGCAGACGCGCTGCGCGCACTCCGACGCCGCCGCCGCGGGTGGCCGGTGCCACTGCTCGAAGAAGCGCAAGAACCGGGCGAAGTACACGACGCGCGTGCCCACAGTAACCTCGGGCGCGGCGGACATCCCCGGCGTCGGCGACAAGTACTCGTGGCGCAAGTACGGGCAGAAGACCATCAAGGCGTCCCCTCACCCCCGCTGCTACTATAGGTGCGGCACCGTCAAGGGGTGCCCGGCACGGAAGCACGTGGAGCGCGCCACCGACGACCCCGCCATGCTCGTCGTCACCTACGAGGGCGACCACTGCCACGACACTTGGCCGCCGGCCGCCGCAAATTAA